Proteins found in one Rhodobacter capsulatus SB 1003 genomic segment:
- the queA gene encoding tRNA preQ1(34) S-adenosylmethionine ribosyltransferase-isomerase QueA gives MNLSDFDFELPEGRIAIRPARPRTAAKLLVATPDAIRDLTVADLPDLLGPGDRLVLNTTKVIPARLSGRRTRQSAQGEVVARVEVTLLEPAPGGDWMALAKPLRKLKEGEEIVFSDALSARIAAIAEGQMRIRFNLTGPDFDAALAEAGAMPLPPYIAALRAPDEQDKTDYQTVFAQKPGAVAAPTASLHFTPDLLEKLRDKGVQFTEVTLHVGAGTFLPVKVEDVTTHRMHAEWGEVTPQAAAEINATKAAGGRVIPVGTTALRLIESAATGPGVIAPFAATTDIFIYPGYRFRIADALMTNFHLPKSTLLMLVSALMGQDRIRAIYDHALTKNYRFFSYGDASLLLPG, from the coding sequence ATGAACCTTTCCGATTTCGATTTCGAGCTGCCCGAGGGGCGGATCGCCATAAGGCCCGCCCGTCCGCGCACGGCGGCGAAACTGCTGGTGGCGACGCCCGATGCGATCCGCGATCTGACCGTGGCCGATCTGCCCGATCTTCTGGGCCCGGGCGACCGGCTGGTCTTGAACACGACCAAGGTCATTCCGGCGCGGCTCTCGGGGAGGCGCACGCGGCAAAGCGCGCAAGGGGAGGTGGTGGCCCGGGTCGAGGTGACGCTTCTGGAACCCGCGCCCGGCGGCGACTGGATGGCGCTGGCCAAGCCCCTGCGCAAGCTGAAGGAGGGCGAAGAGATCGTCTTTTCCGATGCGCTGTCGGCCCGTATCGCGGCGATCGCCGAGGGGCAGATGCGGATCCGCTTCAACCTGACCGGCCCCGATTTCGACGCGGCTTTGGCCGAGGCCGGGGCGATGCCGCTGCCGCCCTATATCGCCGCCTTGCGCGCCCCCGACGAGCAGGACAAGACCGATTACCAGACCGTCTTCGCGCAAAAGCCGGGCGCCGTCGCCGCGCCCACGGCCAGCCTGCATTTCACCCCGGACCTGCTTGAAAAGCTGCGCGACAAGGGCGTCCAATTCACCGAGGTCACGCTGCATGTCGGCGCCGGAACCTTCCTGCCCGTCAAGGTCGAGGATGTGACGACGCACAGGATGCATGCCGAATGGGGCGAGGTGACCCCACAGGCCGCCGCCGAGATCAACGCGACGAAAGCCGCGGGCGGGCGGGTGATTCCCGTCGGCACGACGGCGCTGCGGCTGATCGAATCGGCCGCCACCGGGCCGGGCGTCATCGCGCCCTTTGCCGCGACGACCGACATCTTCATCTATCCGGGCTACCGTTTCCGCATCGCCGACGCGCTGATGACGAATTTCCACCTGCCGAAATCGACGCTTCTGATGCTCGTCTCCGCCCTGATGGGGCAGGACCGCATCCGGGCGATCTACGATCACGCGCTCACGAAGAATTATCGCTTCTTCTCTTATGGTGATGCCTCGCTTCTGCTACCCGGGTGA
- a CDS encoding MFS transporter: MLSVLRTTWPLLLGVMLLMVGNGMQGTLLGIRGALEGIGTYKMSVVMSAYFAGFLLGSHFTPQLIARVGHVRVFAALGSLISAVLILYPAVPDWIAWSAMRVVIGFSFSGVYITAESWLNASVGNRMRGQALSAYMIVQMIGIISGQALMNVGDPGGYLLFVIPSVLVSVAFTPILLSVAPAPEFAEVRRLDFRKLFAVSPLGVVAMFLMGGVFSALFGMVSVWGTAAGLSVRQISIFVGAIYLGGLVAQYPIGWISDRMDRRKLILQVAVIGAGAMFAAALLAPGFWTLVGLGAVIGGVANPLYGLLIAYTNDYLDKTDMAGASGGLLFVNGVGAITGPPVTGWLMERTGSSGFFLYVAILMTLIALYAGWRILRAPGRAGAFPASFAVVSPSATALAVEAVLDSGEGGKASRSA, translated from the coding sequence ATGCTGTCCGTCCTGCGCACCACCTGGCCTTTGCTTCTGGGCGTGATGCTGCTCATGGTCGGCAACGGCATGCAGGGCACGCTTCTGGGCATCCGCGGCGCTTTGGAGGGCATCGGCACCTACAAGATGTCGGTGGTGATGTCGGCCTATTTCGCGGGCTTTCTGCTGGGCTCGCATTTCACCCCGCAACTGATCGCGCGGGTGGGCCATGTGCGGGTTTTCGCGGCCCTCGGCTCGCTGATTTCCGCGGTGCTGATCCTTTACCCCGCCGTGCCCGACTGGATCGCCTGGTCGGCGATGCGGGTGGTGATCGGCTTTTCCTTTTCCGGCGTCTATATCACCGCGGAAAGCTGGCTGAATGCCTCGGTCGGCAACCGGATGCGGGGGCAGGCGCTCTCGGCCTACATGATCGTGCAGATGATCGGCATCATCTCGGGGCAGGCCTTGATGAATGTCGGCGATCCGGGGGGCTATCTGCTTTTCGTCATCCCCTCGGTGCTGGTGTCGGTGGCCTTCACGCCGATCCTGTTGTCGGTCGCCCCCGCCCCCGAATTCGCCGAGGTGCGGCGGCTCGATTTCCGCAAGCTCTTCGCCGTCTCGCCGCTCGGCGTCGTCGCCATGTTCCTGATGGGCGGGGTGTTTTCGGCGCTCTTCGGGATGGTCTCGGTCTGGGGCACGGCGGCGGGGCTTTCGGTGCGCCAGATCTCGATCTTTGTCGGGGCGATCTATCTGGGCGGGCTCGTCGCGCAATATCCGATCGGCTGGATCTCGGACCGGATGGACCGGCGCAAGCTGATCCTGCAGGTCGCGGTGATCGGCGCGGGCGCGATGTTCGCGGCGGCGCTGCTGGCGCCCGGCTTCTGGACGCTGGTCGGCCTTGGCGCGGTGATCGGCGGCGTGGCGAACCCGCTTTACGGCCTGCTCATCGCCTATACGAACGACTATCTCGACAAGACCGACATGGCCGGGGCCTCGGGCGGGCTTCTGTTCGTCAACGGCGTCGGCGCGATCACCGGCCCGCCGGTCACCGGCTGGCTGATGGAGCGCACGGGCTCTTCGGGCTTCTTTCTCTATGTCGCGATCCTGATGACGCTGATCGCGCTTTACGCGGGCTGGCGGATCCTGCGCGCGCCGGGACGGGCAGGGGCCTTCCCCGCCTCTTTCGCCGTCGTCTCGCCCTCGGCCACCGCGCTGGCGGTCGAGGCCGTGCTCGACTCGGGCGAGGGCGGCAAGGCTTCGCGGTCTGCCTGA